CTGTGCCGGCTACGTGGAAACGCCGGCCGAGGTCGATCGGCTGATGGCGCGCACCGATCCGTCGCTCCTCGGGCTGGTGTTCGACACCGGCCACTACCTGTACGGCAGCGGCGGGACCGATCCCGGCGTGGTGGACGCCGGGCTCGATCGGCTCGGCGATCGAATCTGGCACGTGCACTTCAAGGACTGCGATCCGGAAATCGCCCGGCAGGCGCGGCGCGATGGCTGGGACTACTTCGCCGCCGTGCGCCGCGGCCTCTTCTGCGAGCTCGGCCGGGGCAACGTCGACTTCCCAGCAGTGAAGGCCTGGCTGGGTCGGCGCGCCTTCAGCGGCTGGATCGTCGTCGAACAGGACGTGCTGCCCGGCATGGGCGCGCCGGCCGAGAGCGCGCGCCGCAATCGCCAGTATCTGAGGACGATTGGCCTCTGACGTTCGGCGCGAGCTGGACCGCAACGCACGAGGATTCCAGCGCTCTCAGGTTGAGCGGTGAGCAACGACGTGACAGGTCGCGATCCGATCGTGTGGAGGTGAGGACGCATGACGACGGCAGTGAAGATCGGGGTCATCGGGGCGGGGCGGATCGGCAAGGTGCACGCCTCGACGGTGGCGTATCGCGTGCCAGGCGCGCGCATCGCGGCGGTCGCAGACGTCGATCTCGCCTCGGCTCAGGCGCTCGCCAGCCGGCTGCAGATTCCCCGTGCGACCGACCGCGCCGAGGACGTGCTCGGCGATCGCGACATCGACGCGGTCTTCGTGTGCTCGTCGACCAGCACGCATGCGCCGCTCTGCATCGCCGCGGCGCAGGCCGGCAAGCACGTCTTCTGCGAGAAGCCGATTGCGCAGGACCTCGCGGCGATCGATCGCGTGCTCGCCGCCGTCGCCTCGGCCGGGGTGAAGCTCCAGGTCGGGTTCAACCGGCGGTTCGACGCGAACTACCGGCGGGTCCGGCAGGCGATCGAGACCGGCGAGATCGGCACGCCCGCAATCCTCCACATCGTCAGCCGCGACCCGGCGCCGCCGCCGGTGTCGTACGTCAGGACGTCGGGCGGCATGTTCCTCGACATGACGATTCACGACTTCGACATGGCGCGATTCCTCATCGGCGCCGACGTGGAGGAGGTCTACACGAAGGCCGCCGTCACCGTGGATCCGGCGATCGGTGAGGCCGGCGACGTCGACACGGCGGTGATCGCGCTGACGTTCTCGAACGGCGTGATCGGCACCATCGACAACTGCCGCCGCGCGAGCTACGGCTACGACCAGCGCGTCGAGGTGCTCGGCAGCAAAGGCGCGATCAGCACGGCGAACAACTACCCGAACGCCGCGACGATCAGCGACGCCGCGAGCGTGCGCACGGACCTGCCGCTGAACTTCTTCATGGATCGGTACACGGAGAGCTTCGCGGCCGAGATCGCCGCGTTCGTCGACGCCATCCAGCGCGACGCGCCGGTACCGGTCACCGGCCTCGACGGGCGGAAACCCGTCGCCATCGCCCTCGCCGCGATGCGTTCGCTCCGCGACGGCCGGCCAGTGAAGGTGAGCGAGGTCGGCTGACGGCCGAGCCCTTCGGCATGGCGTCTGGCGTGCGCGAAGGGCGCCGCCCGCGCTCCTCCACGTCAACACGCCCGCCCGACACCTGACCGATGCCAACGTTCCGCATACCAGCCGGCGATCCCGGCGCCGCAGGCTTCGAAGGCGGCCGGATCCGCGAGCTGTGCGAACGCCGGGTGCAGATCGGCCGGGCCGGCGATCGTCGCGCGCCCTGTGCGGCGTTCCAGTTCCTCGACGTGGGGAGCGAGCCAGAACCACGCCGCGGAGAGCAGGAGAGATCGGAGCGCGGCGTCTGGTCCCGCGACGCGCTCGAGCGTCGTCACCGCGCGTGCGGCGTGCGCGCGCAGCGCCGTCATCGCCGATGTGGCATCGATGTGACGCCACGCCGCGGTCAAGCCGCCAGGACGGAAGTGATGCCGGAAGTAGAGCGGGGCGGGAACGTGGAGCGCCGGTCCGGCGGCGATGAGGTCGAGGAGGAACGGCTCGTTCGCGAGATAGCCCTGCGCGCCGTGATCGGGCAGGCGAAGATGGCCGGCGCGATCGCGCCGGATGAGGCTTCGCAGCGGCGACCCCCGATGGGGGGCCAGCATGAACGACAACAGGCGTCGCGGCGCCGGCCCCGCGTACTCGCGGCCTCGCGAGAGCTGGTCGGACGCGCCGAAGTGCTGTACGTCCGCGTGGACGCTCGCGGCGTCCGGGGCTGCCTCGAGCGCGGCGACGAGCCTCGCCGCGTACTCGGCCACGATCACATCGTCGTGGAAGTAGACGAAGAAGTACGGCGTTCGGACCTGGTCGATCAGGAAGTTGACGTTGGCGGCCCAGCCGAGCCGGTGCTCCTGCGCGAACACGACGATGCGCGCATCGTCGCGAGCGTGTGCCCTGACGCGGTCGAGCGTTCCGTCCGCGCAGGCGTCGACGGAGACGAGGATGGACACGTGGGGATGCGTCTGGCCGCGGGCGATCCGCAGCGTGCGATCGATGAAATCCGCCGCGGTGTAGGTCGGAATCAGGATCGAGATGTCCGGCATGGCATGTGGTGTCGCGCGGTGACGCCACGAGTGGCCTCGCGCCTGCGCGACGCGATCGTCGCGCGCGGGCGTGCGCACGCGAAAGAATAGACCAGGTGATGCCGGACGCCGCACCTCCCTCCGTGAGCCGCGCCTCGTGGCTGGACCATCCGGCGGTCGCCAGGCACTACCGCGAGCGCGGCCTCATCGACGGCCTGCCCTGGGAGGCGTGGGTCGCGGCGCGCCGCGGCGGGTCGCTCGATCGCACGCTCGAGCTGGCGTGCGGCGAGGGGCTTCGCAGCTCGTTCCTCTTCGAACAGCGGTTCGCCGCGCGGGTCGACGGCGTGGACTCGGACGCCGAGACGATTCGACGCGCCGAAGCCAACCGCCTCCGCAGCGGCGCGGCCGGCCTCTTCGACACGGCGAATCTCAACGCGCTGCGCCTCCCGCGCCGCGCCTACGATCTGGTGCTCGTGTGCCACCAGCTCCACCAGATCGTGGCGCTCGAGGCGTTGCTCGATCAGGTGTACGCCGCGCTCGCCCCGGGCGGCGTGTTCGTGATCGAAGGCTACACGGGCCCGTCGCGCTTCCAGTGGACCGACACGCAGATGTCGTTGGTGCGGGCGATCCTGACGCGCGTCCCTGAGCGATTGCGGCGCTTCCCCTGGGGCGCGACGAAGTTCAGCGAAGCCAGGCCGGATCCCGCGGCCGTGACGGCGCAATCGCTCTCGGCGGCGATCCGATCGGGAGAGATCGTTCGGCTCTTCGATCAGCGCTTTGCGTCGGTGGCGCGCCGGCCGCTCGGCGGCACGCTGCAGCACCTGCTCTACAACGGCATCATGCACAACTTCGTGGACGACGACCGCGAGGCCGATCAGGTGATCGATCTGGTGGCGCTCGCGGAGGACGCGCTGATCGATGCGGAGCTCATCGCGAGCGACTTCCTGCTCATGATCGGCGAGCGACGGTAGGCCGCCGCAGGCGCCGGACGACATCCGACGCCTCGGCCGCGAGGAGCCGGAGCTGGCCGAGCTTGCGATAGAGCGCATCTCGCCAGCGGCTCGCTCCCGGTTCCACCGTCCGATCGACATGGCTCAGGAGCAGGGCGGGGATCGCGCGCGGTGGGCCGCCGGGCCTCCACGGAAGATACAGGTCCCGCTGCGCGTGATACCCGACCAGAAGGCCGGCGGCGATCGTGCGCCGCACGTGCGCGAACGACATGCGCGCCGGCGTCACGGCATGGTGGACGACCGCGCGCGGATGCACGCCGACCGCGTAGCCCAGGCGGCGAACGAGCAGCGCCGCCACCAGTTCCTCGCCCCCCCAGTAGTCCGTGCCTCGGCGTCCGTATCGTCTGCGAAAGCCCCCGATCCGCAGCAGCGCTTCACGCCGTGCCGCCCAACTGGCGCCCCAGGGAAACTGCCGCCAGTCCTCGACCTCCGTGTACTCCGTGAAGGTGGTGACGTAGTGGCTCCAGTACTTCTCCCAGCCTGGGCGCAGCGCGGCCGGCCGCGGCGTGGGGATTCGCAGCAGGATGTGTCCACCGACCACGCCGACCTGCGGGCGAGCGGCGAAGATCGCCTGCAGTTCCGCCAGCCACGTGTTCTCTGCCACCGCGTCGTCGTCGAGATACACGACGAGGTCGCCTCTGGCGGCGGCGAGCCCTGCGTTCCGCGCGGCTGAAAGCCCGGGCACGGGACACACGAGGGAGCGCAGGTGGTCCGGGCGGGCGGAGAAGTGGGCGGCGCGAAGCTCGTCGATCGTCTGGCGCAGCGCGGCCTGCGGTGCAGGCGTGTTTGCGACGACGATGACCTCGTAGCGGGCGTGATCGAAGGACTGCGCGGCGACGGCTGCGATCGACTCGCGGAGACGATCGCTCGGCTCGACCGTGCAAATCACGACGGACGCGTCGAGTGCGCCGCGAGGAGCGGACTCGGCGATCTGTTCCCATTCTGCGAGCGAGTCCGACTTGACGCGGGCATCGATCGCCTGGAAGACCGTGCCGACGTCGCTCGCCGCCATCCAGCCGCGATAGTCGCGGAGGTCCGGCAACGTGCTCGGTGCGCCGAGCGCGATGCAGCACGTCCAGCCGTCCGGCACGACATCCGGCAAGACCGAAGCCGACGTGAGCAAGACGCGGTGTGCGGATCGAGGAAGTGACGGCCGCGGATTCCCGGCGGCTGCCGGGTCCGCCGTCGTGCACGCATGCACGATCGGGATGCCGAACGGCGGCAGGTCGTCGACCGCGTAGGTCTCGTCGTAGATCAGATGGCCGGCGCGTGCGATGGCCGCCGTGAGCGCGCGGCGCAGCGCGCCGTCGTCGCCGTCCAGAATCCAGAGCATCGGCGCGAGATAGAAGTCGCGCCGGAAGTCTTCGAAGACCATCAGCCGGTCGCGCCGGCGCCACATGTCGAACTCGTGCCACCGCGACGTCAACGAGCGATCGTGGAAGCGGTAGTCGGTGAGCGGCTCGTCCACGTCCGCATGACGCAGCGTCATCAGCGCATTGATCCGCATCCAGTAGTCGTAGTCCTCGGTGATGAACCGGTGCGGGCTGTAGTCACCGACGAGATAGGGGACGCGCCGCCGATAGAGAAACGTCGCGCCGACGTGGTTGTTGGCGACGACGTTCAGCTCGGCCGGGACGTGCGGCAGGTGCACGTGGCCGCTGCCAGGAGGGAGCTGGCACCCATCCCAGATCGTCGTGCCCGTGAGGAGCCGGCCGTGCTCGCCGATCAGGTCGAGGTCGCCGTAGGCCATGTCCCACTCGGGATGACGGCCGAGGCAGGCGACCATCTCCTCGAGAAAGGCCGGCTTCAGCCGATTGTCGGCGCTGGTCCACGTCAGGAACTCCCCGGTCGCGAGACGGAATCCTCTGGACAGCGCCCGCGGCAGCCGCGCGTTGTCCTGGCGCACCACGCGAATGCGACGATCGCGGCGCGCGTACGCCTCCACGATCGCGGGCGTGTCGTCGCTCGAGCCGTCGTCGACGACGATGAGCTCGAAGGCGCCATAGCGCTGGGCGAGCACACTGTCGATCGTCTCGTGGACGGTCGCCTCGCCGTTGTACACCGGCAGGACGATGGAGACGAGACCAGGCGTGACGGGCACGCGAAGCGACCCGACGTCGGTGCCGTAGAGATCCTGGCGCGTCCGCTTGTACCGATCGAACGCGTAGGTGGGCCACGTCATGAGTTGACGCGAGAGCGCCTGCTCGAGCATTGCTCGGGCGCGCGCCGGCACGAGCGACGCGTAGGCGCCTCGGGTTGCACGCACCGGAACGCGAAGGGCGGGCACGAGCGACTGGCGGACCCGCCGTCCCGCGCTCCGGATCAGGTGCCGCAGCCATCGGAGCACGCGTTCGCGCGAGTGCGGCGGCTTCCACTGCAAGTCCATCGTGAGGCGCGTGACCTCGGCGCCCAAGAGAGACAGGTCCTGCGTCCGTTGATCGAGCAGGTGAGCCGACGCCTGAAGCTCGGCGGCGAGGCGTTGGATCTCGCGGCGCTGGTGACCGATCGTAGCGGTCAGGTGACTGGTCGTTTCGTGCGACTCGGGTTCCGCCGCGTCTCGCACCGGCTCGGCGCTCGCCGCGTCGGGCACGCGGCCGTGCTCCGGAGCGTCATTCCCGCGAGGCGTGGTAGCCATAGCTCGCGTTCAACTCATGTCCCCCGAGGGAAACGAAC
This Acidobacteriota bacterium DNA region includes the following protein-coding sequences:
- a CDS encoding glycosyltransferase, producing the protein MPDAASAEPVRDAAEPESHETTSHLTATIGHQRREIQRLAAELQASAHLLDQRTQDLSLLGAEVTRLTMDLQWKPPHSRERVLRWLRHLIRSAGRRVRQSLVPALRVPVRATRGAYASLVPARARAMLEQALSRQLMTWPTYAFDRYKRTRQDLYGTDVGSLRVPVTPGLVSIVLPVYNGEATVHETIDSVLAQRYGAFELIVVDDGSSDDTPAIVEAYARRDRRIRVVRQDNARLPRALSRGFRLATGEFLTWTSADNRLKPAFLEEMVACLGRHPEWDMAYGDLDLIGEHGRLLTGTTIWDGCQLPPGSGHVHLPHVPAELNVVANNHVGATFLYRRRVPYLVGDYSPHRFITEDYDYWMRINALMTLRHADVDEPLTDYRFHDRSLTSRWHEFDMWRRRDRLMVFEDFRRDFYLAPMLWILDGDDGALRRALTAAIARAGHLIYDETYAVDDLPPFGIPIVHACTTADPAAAGNPRPSLPRSAHRVLLTSASVLPDVVPDGWTCCIALGAPSTLPDLRDYRGWMAASDVGTVFQAIDARVKSDSLAEWEQIAESAPRGALDASVVICTVEPSDRLRESIAAVAAQSFDHARYEVIVVANTPAPQAALRQTIDELRAAHFSARPDHLRSLVCPVPGLSAARNAGLAAARGDLVVYLDDDAVAENTWLAELQAIFAARPQVGVVGGHILLRIPTPRPAALRPGWEKYWSHYVTTFTEYTEVEDWRQFPWGASWAARREALLRIGGFRRRYGRRGTDYWGGEELVAALLVRRLGYAVGVHPRAVVHHAVTPARMSFAHVRRTIAAGLLVGYHAQRDLYLPWRPGGPPRAIPALLLSHVDRTVEPGASRWRDALYRKLGQLRLLAAEASDVVRRLRRPTVARRS
- a CDS encoding class I SAM-dependent methyltransferase translates to MSRASWLDHPAVARHYRERGLIDGLPWEAWVAARRGGSLDRTLELACGEGLRSSFLFEQRFAARVDGVDSDAETIRRAEANRLRSGAAGLFDTANLNALRLPRRAYDLVLVCHQLHQIVALEALLDQVYAALAPGGVFVIEGYTGPSRFQWTDTQMSLVRAILTRVPERLRRFPWGATKFSEARPDPAAVTAQSLSAAIRSGEIVRLFDQRFASVARRPLGGTLQHLLYNGIMHNFVDDDREADQVIDLVALAEDALIDAELIASDFLLMIGERR
- a CDS encoding glycosyltransferase translates to MPDISILIPTYTAADFIDRTLRIARGQTHPHVSILVSVDACADGTLDRVRAHARDDARIVVFAQEHRLGWAANVNFLIDQVRTPYFFVYFHDDVIVAEYAARLVAALEAAPDAASVHADVQHFGASDQLSRGREYAGPAPRRLLSFMLAPHRGSPLRSLIRRDRAGHLRLPDHGAQGYLANEPFLLDLIAAGPALHVPAPLYFRHHFRPGGLTAAWRHIDATSAMTALRAHAARAVTTLERVAGPDAALRSLLLSAAWFWLAPHVEELERRTGRATIAGPADLHPAFAQLADPAAFEACGAGIAGWYAERWHRSGVGRAC
- the iolG gene encoding inositol 2-dehydrogenase translates to MTTAVKIGVIGAGRIGKVHASTVAYRVPGARIAAVADVDLASAQALASRLQIPRATDRAEDVLGDRDIDAVFVCSSTSTHAPLCIAAAQAGKHVFCEKPIAQDLAAIDRVLAAVASAGVKLQVGFNRRFDANYRRVRQAIETGEIGTPAILHIVSRDPAPPPVSYVRTSGGMFLDMTIHDFDMARFLIGADVEEVYTKAAVTVDPAIGEAGDVDTAVIALTFSNGVIGTIDNCRRASYGYDQRVEVLGSKGAISTANNYPNAATISDAASVRTDLPLNFFMDRYTESFAAEIAAFVDAIQRDAPVPVTGLDGRKPVAIALAAMRSLRDGRPVKVSEVG